Genomic window (Flavobacterium oreochromis):
TGAAGCATTAGAATTTAGTGGACAAACATTAGATCGAATTACCAGTATTTTCTTTAATCTAAATTCAGCCGAAACTTCTGAAGAAATGCAACAAATCGCACAAGAAATTTCCCCACTACTAACAGAATTCAGTAACGATATTACTTTAAATACAGACTTATTTAATCGTATCAAAAAAGTTTACGAACATAAAGATTCATTAGAATTAACTACAGAACAAGTCACTTTACTTGACAAAAAATACAAAGGTTTTACTCGTAATGGAGCATTACTTCCTGAAGACAAGAAAAACCGCTTACGTGAAATTGACGCTGAATTATCTAAATTAAGCTTAAAGTTTGGAGAAAACGTATTAGCTGAAACAAACAATTATGAATTAGTCATAACTAACAAAGAAGACTTAAAAGGATTACCAGAAGACACTATTGAAACCGCGGAAGCCTTAGCAAAAAGTAAAAACAAAGAAGGCTGGTTATTTACATTAAATATGCCTAGTTACCTTCCTTTTGTAACCTATGCTGAAAACAGAGCATTGCGAAAAGAGCTTTCTATTGCATACGGTAAAAAAGCATTTCAAAATAATGATTTCAATAATGAGGAAATCGTGATAAAAATTGCAAACCTACGACATGAACGAGCAAACTTGTTAGGCTATCCTACACATGCTCATTTTGTTCTTGAAGAACGTATGGCGCAAACGCCAGAAAAAGTCAAATCTTTCCTAAATGATCTTTTAACCAAAGCAAAGCCTGCTGCTGCAAGAGAATATACACAGCTGTCTGCATTTGCTAAAAAAATTGACAATATAGAGCAATTACAAAAATGGGATGGCGCTTATTACTCAGAAAAATTAAAACAAGAACTTTTCAATTTAGATGACGAAAAGTTAAAACCTTATTTTGAGCTTCAAAAAGTGCAAGCTGGCGCTTTTGAAATTGCAAACAAGTTATTTGGCTTAACTTTCACTGAAGTATTCGATATTGACAAATACCATGAAGAAGTACATACCTTTGAAGTGACAGATAGAAACGGTGACTTAGTCGCTATTTTCTATTCTGACTATTTCCCTAGACAAGGGAAACGAAATGGTGCTTGGATGACCTCTTTCAAACACCAATACATTCAAAATGGAATAAACGAACGCCCACATGTTTCTATTGTATGCAACTTTACTAAACCTACCCCTACAAAACCATCTTTATTAACATTTAATGAAGTAACCACCCTATTTCATGAATTTGGACATGCACTACATGGAATGTTGGCAAATACAACTTATCCAAGTCTTTCAGGAACATCTGTTTATTGGGACTTTGTGGAACTTCCAAGTCAAGTAATGGAAAACTGGTGTTACGAACCAGAGGCTTTAGCTCTATTTGCCAAACATTATGAAACTGGAGAGGTGATTCCACAGGAATATGTAGATAAAATTAAAGAAAGCGCAAGCTTTTTAGAAGGAATGGCAACATTACGTCAATTGAGTTTTGGTTTATTAGATATGGATTTTCATAGTCAGGATCCAAGTGGAATTTCTAACGTAAAATCTTTTGAAAAAGAATCGATGCAAAATACAGCATTATATCCTGATGTAGCAGAAAACTGTATGAGTGTTTCTTTCTCTCACATATTCCAAGGGGGTTATTCATCTGGCTATTACAGCTACAAATGGGCCGAGGTTTTAGATGCTGATGCTTTTGACTATTTCAAAGAAAATGGCATTTTCAATAAAGAAGTAGCGGAAAAATTTAGAGACTATGTCTTATCACAAGGAGGCACAGATCATCCTATGACTTTATACAAAAAATTCAGAGGACAAGAACCTAAACCAGAAGCTTTATTAAAAAGAGCGGGGTTACTATAATTATTTACACTAAACCTGTCAGTTTTTTCAATTGACAGGTTTCTAAAAACATTCATTTTGAAAGTTTATACTATCTTTAAAAAACACCTCAAAAAGATTATACTTATCACATTAATTGGAATCATAAGTAGTATAGGTGTAAATAGCTACGTAAAAAAGGTAACAAATTCATTAATTTACAATTCATCCAAAAATCTTCCAACAACGAGTGCAGGTATCATATTTGGAGCAGGTATAAAGGGTGATAAACCCAGTAAATACCTAAAAGACAGATTAGATGCTGGTATTCGACTGTATCGATCCAAGAAAATAAACAAAATTTTACTCTCTGGCGATAATGGTAGAGAAGAATATGACGAACTAACTGTAATGAAAACCTACTGTTACCAGCATGGTGTTGATACCACTAAAATCTATCTTGACTATGCGGGTTTTGACACCTACTCTACAATGAGCAGAGCAAAAACTATTTTCAAAATCAATCAAGCTATTTTAATATCACAAAAATACCATTTAAATAGAGCTATTTTTATAGGCAATAAATTAGGTGTAAAATCTGTGGGGTATTCTGCTGATAATGGGCAATACAAAGGTTACAATTACGCTCGATTTAGGGAATACTTTTCTAGATTGAAAGCATTTATAGATGTTTTAAGAAATCGAAAACCTAAATTCTTAGGAACACAAATACCTATAGATGGAATATCAAATTATAGTAAAGAGGATAAAAGGTAAAATCTATGATTGAACTAGTTTTTACCGTTTTTTTAAAAAAAATCTGGATTGCCAAGCGATATAGAATAGTGCTTCAACTCTAAAATTAATATAACATTCACATATTTATTCTAACAAATCAAATCACTACCAATGACAATTTCTAATTTTATTACCGAACATAAACTAAAATTAAAATCAGCAAAAAAAACTAAATGTTAGAGATTTAGACGAATTAGAAAAAAACAATTTCGTTGCTTATGTAGATGAAGCTAATAAAAGCTACGACGTACAATTAGTACTAGATAATAAAAAAATATAAAATCAACAAGTTGCGATTGTGATTTAGGCGGAATTTGCACACACATAATTGCTTTAGTTACTTTTGTATCTGAAAACAGAAGTGAAAAATCAGTTGTAAAAAAAGCTCCCAAAAAGAAACTTTCAGAAACCGATGAAATCCTTGAAAAAATCAATGCAGAAGATTTAAGAAATTGGCTATCAAAAACTTTAAATAAAAACAAAGAATTAGCATTTAATTTCAAAAAACATTTTGAAAGCAGTACAATTATTATTGATAAAAGTTTCATAAAAAACACTATACAAGAAAGCATAACTTCAATTATTGGAAAAAGAAAAAAAGTTGAAACAAGCGAAGTCAAAAAGATTGTAGATAATCTTAATGTTTCACTAAAGCCTATTTTAGATTTCATCTTTTTAAAATTTACTCCTGAAAACCATAGCCTCTTTAATTTTTTAATCCACGAAATAGAGGAGTTTAATTATTCCTATTATATTACAAGCACACGTATTACTAAGCTTATTGAAAATTTATACAATGTCAAACTAAAATCACTTTTTAATATTAAAGAAATTGAAGAATGGCAAAATGCAATTCGTTTTTTTATCGATTCAATTTTTGAACCTAAATTCCACATAAACGATTTAAACTTTGCAAAAATGTTTATGAATTATCAAAAACAAATGAGTTTCAAAAAAACTTTTTTATTCAATATTTAGAAGAAAAACACCAAGCACTTTATTCAAATTACAAAGAAAATTTCCCTTTGTTAGCCTACGAATTAGACTCTATCATTTTAATTATTTTCACTGAAAATAATCTCTTTGCAAAATATTCCAACAATTTCAAACCTAGAAGATTTCAAAACGCATACAATATATTATTAATAAAAGAGTTGCTAAAAAATAATGAAACTGAATTAGCTGAAAATTATTGCCTTGAACAAATAGCTGGAAATTCCAAAACTGAATACGACCTGCCGTATGCTGAAATATTAATTGATCTATACACACAAAACAAGGACAATCTAAAACTTGCTGAAATATTATCTGAGTACGGAAAATACATCTATTCTATTGAGCATTATAATTTTATCAAAGAAAATGCAAGCACGGAAAAATTCAAAAAATACAGACAAGCTGTGCTAACAAATGCACGTTATAGTTATCA
Coding sequences:
- a CDS encoding SanA/YdcF family protein, giving the protein MKVYTIFKKHLKKIILITLIGIISSIGVNSYVKKVTNSLIYNSSKNLPTTSAGIIFGAGIKGDKPSKYLKDRLDAGIRLYRSKKINKILLSGDNGREEYDELTVMKTYCYQHGVDTTKIYLDYAGFDTYSTMSRAKTIFKINQAILISQKYHLNRAIFIGNKLGVKSVGYSADNGQYKGYNYARFREYFSRLKAFIDVLRNRKPKFLGTQIPIDGISNYSKEDKR
- a CDS encoding M3 family metallopeptidase, producing the protein MEILINKFQTKYDTAPFSSIKMGDYKPAIEAGILLAKQEINTIITNPGLPTFQNTIEALEFSGQTLDRITSIFFNLNSAETSEEMQQIAQEISPLLTEFSNDITLNTDLFNRIKKVYEHKDSLELTTEQVTLLDKKYKGFTRNGALLPEDKKNRLREIDAELSKLSLKFGENVLAETNNYELVITNKEDLKGLPEDTIETAEALAKSKNKEGWLFTLNMPSYLPFVTYAENRALRKELSIAYGKKAFQNNDFNNEEIVIKIANLRHERANLLGYPTHAHFVLEERMAQTPEKVKSFLNDLLTKAKPAAAREYTQLSAFAKKIDNIEQLQKWDGAYYSEKLKQELFNLDDEKLKPYFELQKVQAGAFEIANKLFGLTFTEVFDIDKYHEEVHTFEVTDRNGDLVAIFYSDYFPRQGKRNGAWMTSFKHQYIQNGINERPHVSIVCNFTKPTPTKPSLLTFNEVTTLFHEFGHALHGMLANTTYPSLSGTSVYWDFVELPSQVMENWCYEPEALALFAKHYETGEVIPQEYVDKIKESASFLEGMATLRQLSFGLLDMDFHSQDPSGISNVKSFEKESMQNTALYPDVAENCMSVSFSHIFQGGYSSGYYSYKWAEVLDADAFDYFKENGIFNKEVAEKFRDYVLSQGGTDHPMTLYKKFRGQEPKPEALLKRAGLL